Genomic DNA from Nicotiana tabacum cultivar K326 chromosome 21, ASM71507v2, whole genome shotgun sequence:
gatactatgaagggatctcctaaagagacccaaaatctaattagttctgagattcctaaAGAAATTAATGAACCCGAAGAtcatgtgagtgaggaacttttaatatgttcgatcggtgatgggattaatttaaatcgatctgaaatagtggtggataatatttttgcatataatgttgcacttaatattatgcaagatagtgaggatcttgaacctcgatctgtcgaagaatgtcgacaaagatctgattagccaaaatggcaagaggcaattcaatcggaattgaagtcacttgctaaaatagaggtctttggaccagtagtccaaacacctgctggtataaaactagttggtcataaatggatttttgtgcgaaaaaggaatgataaaaatgaagttgaaagatacaaagctcgccttgttgcacaaggattctcacaacgacctggaatcgattttgatgaaacatattcacctgttatggatgccataacatttcgatatctcatcagtttagcactacatgaaaagcttgaaatacatctaatggatgtagttacagcttatctgtacggttcacttaataatgaaatttatatgaaaatccctgaaggatttaaaatgcctgaagcaaaatctcaggaaatgtattcaatcagattacgcaaaatctcatgaaatgtattcaatcagattacaaagatctttgtacggtttaaagcaatctgggcgcatgtggtataatcgccttagtgaatatttgctgaaagaaggttacataaatgatgttatttgtccatgtatttttataaagaaaatggcatcagaatttgttatacttgctgtttatattgatgaaataaatcttgttggaactccagaagagctccaaaaggcaattgaatttcttaagaaagaatttgagatgaaagatcttggaaagacaaaactttgtcttggtctgcaaattcaatatttagcagacgggatctttatccatcaatttgccaatacagaaagggtcttaaaacgcttttacatggacaaagcgcacccattgagtacaccaatggttgttcgatcacttgaagtgaataaggatttgttccgacctccagaagaggacgaggaactccttagtcccgaagtaccctatctcagtgcaattggtgcactaatgtatcttgctaatgctacaaggcctgacatagcattttctgttaatttactagcaagatatagttcttctcctacacggagacattggaacgggattaagcatatattgcgatatttaaagggaactcttgatatgggtttgttttatgctaacaaagatagtgcagaccttGTTGATTATGCAGATGcgggttatttatctgatccccataaagtatgatctcaaaccggctacgtatttacatatggaggtactatcatatcattgcgctccacaaagcaatctattgttgttacttcttcaaatcacgctgagataatagctattcatgaagcaagtagggaatgcgtatggttgagatcaataattcattttattcgagaaaaatgtagtttgaaatgtgagaaaagacccacaattttatacgaagacaatgatgcatgcatagcccaattaaagggaggatttataaaaggagatagaacgaagtacatttcaccaaaattattctacatacacgatcttcagaaaagtggtgacattgatgtgcaacaaatccgttcaagtgataatccagcagatttattcactagatctttgtcaacttcaacttttgagaagatagtatacaagattggaatgcggagactcaaatatttgaaacaaggttttcatcagggggagtaaaatacgcgatgcactctttttcccttactaaggttttttcccatggggttttccttaaaggtttttaatgaggcacctagcaatgcgttttactaaatatgtgtactctttttccttcactagtattttttcccacgtggtttttcctagtgaggttttaatgagacacattatcttttaatgaacatccaagggggagtgttataaatatattatattatgggtgttcatttagtacttcgttgtaaataatcttcctgaagaagattatccatatgggactccaccgtaaatatgtttatccatttagtactctattggaaataagcttcctgaaaaagcttatcacttcggtactcggttatggataaacattaccctaggtagaagattattcataccgggtataataagcttatccattcagtactccgttatggataaacattgctctcagtagaagattatccatatctggtatagtagcagcttacacagcagtttgcagtagcagcttacacatcagcttgtagtagcagcttacacagcagcttacacaacagcttataatagcagcttacacaacagtttgtcgtagcaacttacacagcagcttgcgtagcagcttacacaacagcttcctttcttctataaatagaagagatttcagttcattatgtacatcagtttgaattcgaataatatatcagtttctctctatacttgtctttactttacagtctttattttataacagtttTATCTTTTTTAAAGTGTTAAGTGtttatttttgagaaatatatgaATGAATATCCATAATCCATAAGTATAATAAAAATCGCACACTTAAGGATTTATGTGAAGGGAGTGGAGTACATGCATCCATGCTCCCCTTCCTAGGCTATATGTACTAATTTTTTTAAGGCAAAATACCTTATCACCCCCTAATGCTTCGAATGTTTTACACGTGAGCTTCTGATATAATatgttgaaattttaaaatatactggaattccatcataatatgctggaagtttatacgcaaTAGCTCCATAATCCCGCATATTATGCTAAAACTTTCCATCGTGGAGtttcaatataatatactggaagtttaTACGCAAAAGCTTTATAATCCTACATATTATGCTGAACTTTTCGTGTTTCAACTAAACAGTAGCTATTTTTCGATTACTTGTCCGAAAAATGGCTAGCATGTGCTATTACTAGTCCGAAAAATAGCTAGCATGTGCTATTTTGACTAATAACAAGAAACTTCCAGTATCTGGACAAAATCCATGAGCAAACCATTCTTTCTTCCGCTAAAAGTGTAAATCTCAAAATTGCAAATCTGTGCCAACTAATCTGCTATGGCCTATACAGCTTTAAAATTAGGCCACTAAGAAAAAAGgtaagaaaaaaatagaaaaagaagttGGATGCCACGTGATTTCTGCTCACTGTCTGTATTTTGATAGACAAAGTTATTCAATACCTTTATTGATGAAAGATATCAAATACAAAAGCGGATATAACCTAAAGGCTATGGGTTCATCTGAACCGGTAACTTTTGATATggagtataaatatatatataaaaacctACTAAAATTATAACATTGAGATGTTTATGCAAAGCTTCTTTTCTACCCTGTGTAGGTAACACAAGCTACGGAGCTGCAGACTTAAGACCTAAGGATATTTTTTTAACATGTGATTGGGTCTTAGAATTCTCAAGAAAGTGGAAGCACCCGTATACAATTTCGATTTTGCTTTCTATATATAGATATGAATGTTAGATCTGAACTTATAATTTTAATAGTATAATAAGTTCAATGCAAGTCCGAACCCGTTAAGTTAAAATTCTGAATCCACCTCTGAGCAGACATGGTAAAATAGTGGAGATACCAAAAAACTGATCCAAACGTCACTTTCTTAAAAATAAGAACATCATGGAAACACTATAAAGTGGATGGCCTAATGTAACACCTCAGACTTTAGATAGAGTTCTACATCGGCAAAACACAAAGTCGGATGTTGATATATAAGTTAACAGGTCTTAGATCCTAGTGATGCGTTTTAAACCCCGTGAGAACTTAAATCCAGAGCGAATAATATCACTAGCGGGTTGAGCGGTTACACCTATGTTGTTTGAGTTATTCCAAGAAACCAGTTTTGGTTAAGATGGCATTCCTCAATTTGCTAAGATCTCTTCCCTTAAGTGTCCTCCCAACACCTTCACACATAGAAAAAGGAGCAATTTGACTTCTTGCAACTCTTCTAGCTATATATTCATGTGGTGGTACCATTCCATCACCAAAATCATAATCACAATCTTCATCTTCTGCAACAATATTTTCAACACTTTCATCACTATCCCAAGAACCATTTTTCAAGAATCTACTTGATTTTTTCTTGTTATAAATCTTGGACCAATCAGGAATATTAACTGGAGCTGATGATTGCTGGTGCATTGGTGTACTTTTAGTTCTTGGAATCACTTTTGGAGCAGTGGCTAATTTCCTCTTCACTACTGAACTTGAGAAACCTTTTCTTTCCTTCACATTAATATCCCATATATCTTCTTCTTGAAAATCTTCCATtgatttttcctttgttttgtaTTGCTCTGTAGCCACATAAAACCCTGTCATGAGTTAAActtaccaaatttcaagaatgtATATGAAAAaggttacaacaacaacaataataaccaacTCAATATAAATTTACAGGGTTCACGGATAttagtgtgtacgcagacgtTATTACTATTTTGTGAAGGTAGAGAAATGTCAAAGAATAgtgaaaagaaagaaacaacaagGTAGTAACAATATAGGAAAAAGGTTAGATTTTGTTTAATGACTTTAAAATCTATTAGCATTGAGATATAAAAATATCTATACAATCAGATTATTCCTAAGCTAATAATGACAAATCACTATAATATGCTTTAATAtgataatataattaaagttgAATGAGTTTAAGTTTTATTCGATAACATGAAATTATTTATACAATCAATTTATTTATAGGATAATCATAGATAAATTACTATAATACACATTGATAATCTGATTAAAAATAACTAATCTGCTATAATATGTTGAATTATACTGACACTATAAAAGTATCTATACAATTAAGTTATTTATAGGATAATTTATAGGATATTTATAGGATAATAAAGTGCTATAATACGCATTGATACCCTACCCGAGAAACGAGAGAAGTTGTTTTCGATAAACCATggttcaagaaaaataaaaagaaacagcAGAAATAAGTAATATCAACAAATAGGACTAGAAAAAAAGTAACAACAATCTCAAAATACGCATTGATAATCTAAAAAAAGATAACTAACCTGCTATAATATGCTGAATTATACTGATACTATAAAAAATCTTTATCCAGTCAGGTATATAGCTTTGATCCTTTTGTAATACCAAGAAGCAGCTAACAAGCCTTGCAAATATTTATAGATAAAATCCTATTTCTTTTTCTGATGAAAAGCTGGTTTTCTGGTAGCAAGAAACTTCCTTCCTTTTggccaaagaaaaaaaaagaaaagggaaactTTTTTTCTAAGTTTTCTTAAAAGATGGCAGAAAGAAATGTGTGAAATCCCAGAAATTAATTTACTGTGATTTTTGCAAAAATCCAAAGAAAGATCACAGATTTCCAAGTGCTTTATACTACAAACAGACTATAGTACCAGAAGGAAAAAGGCAAATATAGAGATGAATAAATAGCATTAAAACTGGAAACTGAAGCAGAAAAAGGCTAAAAGAAAATGATGTTTTTTATGAAATTTCAATTCCCACTATAAAATGGTTTATAACTGAAAGGAACATGGGGAATATTTGGGTACATAAAAGTCCATAAGCGCCCACAGATAAAAAAGTAGTAAAAAGAGTGAAAATTAAGGGCCCATGGGAAAGCCCACACAAGCCAAATTGTCACAAGACAGATAATTTTGCTCCACTATGTCCAGAAGCCGGAGCCAAAATTTCAAGAGTTCAAAATTTTAATTGCCTTAAGTTACcggattttaaattaatattttatatatattcaataaaaaatttaagaCAAAATCAGGGTTCGACCGAACCCTCTCTCCGCACTATAGTTCTGCCACTAACTACATCAATGACAAACTTTATGATATACAATACATAAGGAAGCTCAGTGCATATGATATCGCGCGTTCACGTAGGCACAATGGAAAGGTCGTATCCCAAGAAAATATGATATAGACATCAAACCCTAATGTAAGCGTTAGTGACTGCTTTCACGGCCCGTAAAAATTTATTTGGCTAGTATCAATTAGCTAGTTGAGATTAAAATTTAGTCATGGTAGTGTGTGGAATGCAGGACCAACGTTTATGGGAATTTTTCTTAATGTAGTACATTATTAGACGGTTGAGATAAAATCGATTGACATTGACAATAAAAATTCGTAACTAATTTTAATTTGCTTGGGATCGAGACATAATTATTGTTGAACATGTAAATGTATGCGGTGGACAAATGGTTTCAGATACACAATAGCTTGTGTGGATAGTCGTTacctattgtatcgtatcgtattgttactttaaatacaatgtttgttttggttgttacttaaattttattgtatcgtatcgttaaatccgtcgttacgtaacgacgaaatgtgccactttatgtaacgaccgatttggtatGGTTGCATCGttatcttgtctttttctctcatccCACCCTTCactattattaaattattttattttatcatttaccctgcctttttatataataaatttaccCGGTATCATAATTTATCTTTATAATTAcaaatttattcttcatattgctagtgcatgatatcatgaaacaacaacaaacgatacaatctatccaaatattgtattcatcaaacgatacagtacagtacaatacaatacgatac
This window encodes:
- the LOC107825058 gene encoding protein S40-1-like, whose translation is MTGFYVATEQYKTKEKSMEDFQEEDIWDINVKERKGFSSSVVKRKLATAPKVIPRTKSTPMHQQSSAPVNIPDWSKIYNKKKSSRFLKNGSWDSDESVENIVAEDEDCDYDFGDGMVPPHEYIARRVARSQIAPFSMCEGVGRTLKGRDLSKLRNAILTKTGFLE